The following are encoded in a window of Bradyrhizobium sp. WBOS07 genomic DNA:
- a CDS encoding TRAP transporter permease: protein MLEKAEGTATAPEKVKVEFDNFEHGFPEGFGPRGWGALAYWIGIAFAIFQLYVAAFNYLPSQVVRGVHVGFLVLLTFGLIANFTARSNAGRAFGWVIGGAGFLCGLYQWIFYADLIARDGDPTRLDLVVGTLLAVLIFEGTRRLMGPALPLMCGACLVYWFFGQYLPSPLNHRGYGFDQIVTHLSFGTEGFYGVPIYVSATYIFLFILFGSFLERAGMIQLFTDVSLGLFGRTRGGPAKVAVFASGMMGTISGSGVANVVTVGQFTIPLMIRFGYRRAFAAGVEATASMGGQIMPPVMGAVAFIMAETLGVQYSEIVKAAAIPAMLYFASAFWMVHLEAGKHGLVGMKRSEIPSAWKALVTRWYLVLPLAALIYMLFEGFTPLYAGSMGLALTVALILGTSITAGVSATIIRYIFWIGLALVVAALSRDGLQIAPVASVVVGLIVITAFVRGGFAALRSCRDALAESAKSAITVGMACAIVGVIIGMMSQTGVGTIFGGWVIGLGEKSLFLALIMTMLLSILLGTGIPTIPTYIITAALAAPALAKLGVPLIASHMFAFYYGIMADLSPPVALAALAAAPIAKENPDKIGWEAMRIALAGYVIPFIFVYSPALMLQGGDPMAAQLGFYGAVALAALKALVAIGLFGMAAIGFLFTRLTLIERLVALGAAFCLLGEFPFSDTAGFVLAAALALWQWRQRPPAPVEAV, encoded by the coding sequence ATGCTGGAAAAGGCAGAGGGCACGGCGACGGCGCCCGAGAAGGTCAAGGTCGAGTTCGACAATTTCGAGCATGGCTTTCCGGAAGGCTTCGGCCCGCGCGGCTGGGGCGCGCTCGCCTATTGGATCGGCATCGCCTTCGCAATCTTCCAGCTCTATGTCGCCGCCTTCAACTATCTGCCGAGCCAGGTGGTGCGCGGCGTCCATGTCGGCTTCCTCGTTCTGCTCACGTTCGGCCTGATCGCCAACTTCACGGCGAGGAGCAATGCCGGCCGCGCGTTCGGCTGGGTGATCGGCGGTGCCGGCTTCCTCTGCGGGCTCTACCAATGGATCTTCTACGCCGACCTGATCGCGCGCGACGGCGACCCGACGCGGCTCGATCTCGTGGTCGGCACGCTGCTGGCGGTGCTGATCTTCGAGGGCACGCGGCGCCTGATGGGTCCGGCGCTGCCGCTGATGTGCGGCGCCTGCCTCGTCTACTGGTTCTTCGGCCAATATCTGCCCTCGCCGCTCAACCATCGCGGCTACGGCTTCGACCAGATCGTCACGCACCTGTCGTTCGGCACCGAAGGCTTCTACGGCGTGCCGATCTACGTCTCGGCCACCTACATCTTCCTGTTCATCCTGTTCGGCTCGTTCCTGGAGCGCGCCGGCATGATCCAGCTGTTCACCGACGTCTCGCTCGGCCTGTTCGGCCGCACCCGCGGCGGCCCGGCCAAGGTCGCGGTGTTCGCCTCAGGGATGATGGGCACGATCTCAGGCTCGGGCGTCGCCAACGTCGTCACCGTCGGCCAGTTCACCATCCCCTTGATGATCAGGTTCGGCTACCGCCGTGCCTTCGCCGCCGGCGTCGAGGCCACGGCTTCGATGGGCGGGCAGATCATGCCGCCGGTGATGGGTGCGGTCGCCTTCATCATGGCCGAGACGCTCGGCGTGCAATATTCGGAGATCGTCAAGGCGGCCGCGATCCCGGCGATGCTCTATTTCGCGTCCGCGTTCTGGATGGTGCATCTGGAGGCCGGCAAGCACGGCCTCGTCGGCATGAAGCGCTCGGAGATTCCGAGCGCGTGGAAGGCGCTGGTGACGCGCTGGTATCTCGTGCTGCCGCTCGCAGCCCTGATCTACATGCTGTTCGAGGGCTTCACGCCGCTCTATGCCGGCAGCATGGGCCTGGCGCTGACCGTGGCGCTGATCCTTGGCACCAGCATCACCGCCGGCGTCTCGGCAACAATCATCCGCTACATCTTCTGGATCGGGCTCGCGCTCGTCGTCGCCGCGCTGTCGCGTGACGGCCTCCAGATTGCGCCGGTGGCGAGCGTGGTCGTCGGATTGATCGTGATCACCGCCTTCGTCCGCGGCGGCTTTGCGGCGCTGCGTTCCTGCCGCGACGCACTGGCCGAGAGCGCCAAATCCGCCATCACCGTCGGCATGGCCTGCGCCATCGTCGGCGTCATCATCGGCATGATGTCGCAGACCGGCGTCGGTACCATCTTCGGCGGCTGGGTGATCGGGCTCGGCGAGAAGAGCCTGTTCCTGGCGCTGATCATGACCATGCTGTTGTCGATCCTGCTCGGCACCGGCATCCCGACCATCCCGACCTACATCATCACCGCCGCGCTCGCCGCGCCGGCCCTTGCCAAGCTGGGAGTGCCGCTGATCGCGAGCCACATGTTCGCGTTCTATTACGGCATCATGGCCGACCTCTCGCCGCCGGTGGCGCTGGCTGCGCTCGCGGCAGCCCCGATCGCCAAGGAGAACCCGGACAAGATCGGCTGGGAGGCGATGCGCATCGCGCTCGCCGGCTACGTCATCCCCTTCATCTTCGTCTATTCTCCCGCGTTGATGCTGCAAGGTGGCGATCCCATGGCAGCCCAGCTCGGCTTCTACGGTGCGGTGGCGCTGGCGGCCTTGAAGGCACTGGTGGCGATCGGCCTGTTCGGCATGGCCGCGATCGGCTTCCTGTTCACGCGGCTGACGCTCATCGAGCGTCTGGTCGCGCTCGGTGCGGCGTTCTGCCTGCTCGGCGAATTCCCGTTCAGCGATACCGCCGGCTTCGTGCTCGCCGCGGCGCTCGCACTGTGGCAATGGCGGCAGCGTCCGCCGGCGCCGGTCGAGGCGGTGTGA
- a CDS encoding aldo/keto reductase, with the protein MHYRQLGRSGLKVSPICLGTMMFGGPTDEAASKRIIDKARGAGINFIDTADAYSKGASEQVVGRAIAGDRHAWVLATKLANPMGDDPNRVGLSRRWVLQAADESLKRLGTDHIDIYYLHKEDHSTPLEETVRAMGDLIRAGKVRYFGVSNYRAWRVAEICNICDRLGIDRPAVSQPYYNAMNRMPEVEHFPACSYYGLGIVPYSPLARGVLTGKYKPDATPDKETRAGRNDTRMMQTEWRPESLQLAQEIKAHAESKGITAGQFAVAWVLNSAFVSSIVAGPRTEEQWDGYIGALDYRFTAEDEALIDRLVTPGHPSTPGYNDPAYPIEGRRARTA; encoded by the coding sequence ATGCACTACCGCCAACTCGGCCGCTCCGGCCTGAAAGTGTCGCCGATCTGCCTGGGCACCATGATGTTCGGCGGGCCGACCGATGAAGCCGCCTCGAAGCGGATCATCGACAAGGCACGCGGGGCCGGCATCAACTTCATCGATACGGCCGACGCCTATTCGAAAGGCGCATCCGAACAGGTCGTCGGCCGCGCCATTGCCGGCGACAGGCACGCCTGGGTGCTCGCGACGAAGCTCGCCAACCCGATGGGCGATGATCCCAACCGTGTCGGCCTGTCGCGGCGCTGGGTGCTGCAGGCCGCTGACGAGAGCCTGAAACGGCTCGGCACCGACCACATCGACATCTACTATCTGCACAAGGAAGACCATTCGACGCCGCTGGAGGAGACGGTGCGTGCGATGGGCGACCTGATCCGCGCGGGCAAGGTTCGCTATTTCGGCGTCTCCAACTACCGCGCCTGGCGCGTCGCCGAGATCTGCAACATCTGCGACCGGCTCGGCATCGACCGTCCCGCGGTGAGCCAGCCCTATTACAACGCCATGAACCGCATGCCCGAGGTCGAGCACTTCCCGGCCTGCTCTTATTACGGCCTCGGCATCGTCCCCTATAGTCCTTTGGCGCGCGGCGTGCTCACCGGCAAGTACAAGCCGGACGCCACCCCCGACAAGGAGACCCGCGCGGGGCGCAACGACACCCGCATGATGCAGACCGAATGGCGGCCGGAATCGCTTCAGCTTGCGCAGGAGATCAAGGCGCACGCCGAGAGCAAGGGCATCACCGCCGGCCAGTTCGCGGTTGCCTGGGTGCTCAACTCCGCCTTCGTCTCCTCGATCGTCGCGGGTCCCCGCACCGAGGAGCAATGGGACGGCTACATCGGCGCGCTCGACTATCGCTTCACCGCGGAGGACGAGGCGCTGATCGACCGGCTGGTCACCCCGGGCCATCCCTCGACGCCGGGCTACAACGATCCCGCCTACCCGATCGAAGGCCGCCGCGCCCGGACGGCATGA
- a CDS encoding TAXI family TRAP transporter solute-binding subunit translates to MKRTIFGVAAALALAASAPCAQAQSFINVLTGGTSGVYYPLGVAIGKIYGDKIPNVKTQVQATKASVENLILLQQGRGELAFTLGDSLKAAWNGEEEAGFKTKLDKLRTIGAIYPNYIQIVATADSGIKTLADLKGKSLSVGAPKSGTELNSRAILAAAGMSYKDLGKVEYLPFAESVDLMKNRQLNATLQSAGLGVASLKDLSTSSPITVVSVPKETVDKIGPPFVSAIIPANTYTGQDKDVPTAAVINYLVTSSAVSDDLAYQMTKLVYESLPELVNAHAAGKEIKLETAASGSPVPLHPGAIRYYKEKGLIK, encoded by the coding sequence ATGAAACGGACCATTTTCGGCGTTGCCGCGGCTCTTGCTCTGGCGGCGTCGGCACCTTGCGCGCAGGCGCAATCCTTCATCAACGTGCTGACCGGGGGCACCTCCGGCGTGTATTATCCGCTCGGCGTCGCGATCGGAAAGATCTACGGCGACAAGATCCCGAACGTGAAGACGCAGGTGCAGGCCACCAAGGCGTCGGTCGAGAACCTGATCCTGCTGCAGCAGGGTCGCGGCGAGCTGGCTTTCACGCTGGGCGACTCGCTGAAAGCCGCCTGGAACGGCGAGGAGGAAGCCGGCTTCAAGACCAAGCTCGACAAGCTCCGCACCATCGGCGCGATCTATCCGAACTACATCCAGATCGTCGCGACCGCCGACAGCGGCATCAAGACGCTGGCCGACCTCAAGGGCAAGAGCCTCTCTGTCGGTGCGCCGAAGTCGGGCACGGAGCTGAATTCGCGCGCGATCCTGGCGGCGGCCGGCATGAGCTACAAGGATCTCGGCAAGGTCGAGTATCTGCCGTTCGCCGAATCCGTCGATCTGATGAAGAACCGGCAGCTCAACGCGACGCTGCAATCGGCCGGGCTTGGCGTCGCCTCGCTGAAGGACCTGTCGACCTCGAGCCCGATCACGGTGGTGTCGGTGCCGAAGGAGACGGTCGACAAGATCGGCCCGCCCTTCGTCTCCGCGATCATTCCGGCCAACACCTATACCGGCCAGGACAAGGACGTGCCGACGGCGGCGGTGATCAACTATCTCGTCACCAGCTCCGCCGTGTCGGACGATCTCGCTTATCAGATGACCAAGCTGGTCTACGAATCGCTGCCAGAGCTCGTGAACGCGCACGCCGCCGGCAAGGAGATCAAGCTCGAGACGGCGGCCAGCGGCAGCCCGGTTCCGCTGCACCCCGGCGCGATCCGCTATTACAAGGAAAAAGGGCTGATCAAGTAA
- a CDS encoding CoA pyrophosphatase encodes MRPFGDATRRNIAEACASFARLPDEAMPSALKRAAVVLALTESSDGGDTAFLLTKRASHLRAHRGQWALPGGRCDAGETPVEAALRELDEELALKLPAEAVLGLLDDYPTRSGYLITPVVVWAVDSAAIIPNPDEVASVHRIALDTIERDEAFDFTAIPESTRRVIRFHHQMSLIHAPTAALIYQFREVLAGRHTRVTELEQPVFAWK; translated from the coding sequence ATGAGACCTTTCGGCGATGCCACCCGGCGGAATATCGCAGAGGCCTGCGCGTCCTTCGCGCGGCTGCCCGACGAGGCCATGCCGTCGGCGTTGAAGCGCGCCGCGGTGGTGCTGGCGCTGACCGAATCCAGCGACGGTGGCGACACCGCCTTCCTGCTCACCAAGCGTGCCTCACACCTGCGCGCGCATCGTGGCCAATGGGCGCTGCCCGGCGGACGCTGCGATGCCGGCGAGACGCCGGTCGAGGCGGCGCTGCGCGAGCTCGACGAGGAGCTCGCGCTCAAGCTTCCGGCCGAGGCGGTGCTCGGCCTGCTCGACGATTATCCGACCCGCTCCGGCTATCTGATCACGCCGGTCGTGGTTTGGGCAGTCGACAGTGCCGCGATCATTCCGAATCCGGACGAGGTAGCCTCCGTCCATCGCATCGCACTCGACACGATCGAACGCGACGAGGCCTTCGATTTCACGGCGATTCCCGAAAGCACGCGCCGCGTGATCCGGTTCCATCACCAGATGAGCCTGATCCACGCGCCGACGGCGGCGCTGATCTACCAGTTCCGCGAGGTGCTGGCGGGGCGGCACACCCGCGTCACCGAGCTGGAACAGCCGGTGTTCGCATGGAAGTGA
- a CDS encoding tetratricopeptide repeat protein, producing MAHQDRYGLPLSTASDVAAGAYRDGVDLMLSGWTGMAETLERAIAADPDFALAHIARARVHAFYQQGDQARSKAALARELVARRGTERERSHVETLALSIEGRLPEAIASTLRHIESWPRDALVLSLPLGAFGLFAFSGMADHDRARHELCGRVAQHYGEDWWFLTMAGWAMTENGDVARGRAVTERGFNLRRANAHAAHAVLHAMFEDGSIEAADRLVDDWIPTYDRTGLLHGHIRWHQALGALEQDDSARALAIYADVLQPAVTQAPPLNVITDAASLLWRLSAYGHTVPDTLWQDADAAAQKMFPKSSLSFADVHMALFAAATQNHAALAARLATIEQRLAEGKLPAGPVVPAIVRALAAFADEDYTSCVQTLAPVLTEVVRIGGSHAQRELIEDTFIVALMRSGELPRARALLDARLHRRPSLRDRRWQTAMASFATKKTPA from the coding sequence ATGGCGCATCAAGACCGCTACGGCCTGCCGCTCTCCACCGCATCCGACGTGGCTGCCGGCGCCTATCGCGACGGCGTCGACCTCATGCTGTCGGGGTGGACCGGCATGGCGGAGACGCTGGAGCGCGCGATTGCGGCCGACCCGGATTTCGCGCTCGCCCATATCGCCCGTGCCCGCGTGCACGCCTTCTACCAGCAAGGCGATCAGGCGCGGAGCAAGGCGGCGCTCGCACGCGAGCTGGTGGCCAGGCGCGGCACCGAGCGCGAGCGCTCGCATGTCGAGACGCTGGCGCTGTCGATCGAGGGCCGGCTGCCCGAGGCGATCGCATCGACGCTGAGGCACATCGAGAGCTGGCCGCGCGATGCCTTGGTGCTGTCGCTGCCGCTCGGTGCGTTCGGCCTGTTCGCCTTCTCCGGCATGGCCGACCACGACCGCGCGCGGCACGAGCTGTGCGGGCGCGTCGCGCAGCATTATGGCGAGGACTGGTGGTTCCTGACCATGGCCGGCTGGGCAATGACCGAGAATGGCGACGTCGCCCGCGGCCGCGCCGTCACCGAGCGCGGCTTCAATTTGCGCCGGGCGAACGCCCATGCCGCGCATGCGGTGTTGCACGCAATGTTCGAGGACGGCTCGATCGAGGCGGCCGATCGCCTCGTCGACGACTGGATTCCGACCTACGACCGCACCGGCCTCTTGCACGGCCATATTCGCTGGCACCAGGCGCTCGGCGCGCTCGAGCAGGACGATTCGGCACGCGCGCTCGCGATCTATGCCGACGTGCTTCAACCGGCGGTCACCCAGGCGCCGCCGCTCAACGTCATCACCGACGCCGCCTCGCTGCTCTGGCGCCTGTCGGCGTACGGCCACACCGTGCCGGACACGCTGTGGCAGGACGCCGACGCCGCCGCGCAGAAGATGTTTCCGAAGTCGAGCCTGTCCTTCGCCGACGTCCACATGGCGCTGTTCGCGGCGGCGACGCAGAACCACGCGGCGCTGGCCGCGCGCCTTGCGACCATCGAGCAGCGGCTCGCCGAGGGCAAGCTGCCGGCCGGCCCCGTCGTGCCGGCCATCGTCCGTGCGCTGGCGGCCTTTGCCGACGAGGATTACACCTCTTGTGTGCAGACGCTCGCGCCTGTTCTCACCGAGGTCGTGCGGATCGGCGGCAGCCACGCGCAGCGCGAGCTGATCGAGGACACTTTCATCGTCGCGCTGATGCGCAGCGGCGAGCTGCCCCGCGCCCGCGCCCTGCTGGACGCCCGCCTGCACCGCCGGCCATCCCTTCGGGATCGGCGCTGGCAGACGGCGATGGCTAGTTTTGCCACGAAAAAAACACCGGCCTGA
- a CDS encoding PaaI family thioesterase → MTNKAAARLKSEGWSILETTGFMHLVGPLWERKVDSQYEFALATEDKHHNRRGMVQGGVMMTFADRTCGMTARYVSGKEFMATVQLDTHFVEAGQIGDILISRPRVVRSTRSLIFMSTEVTVDDRCIVMANGVFKILKGPG, encoded by the coding sequence ATGACCAACAAGGCCGCGGCAAGGCTGAAATCAGAGGGCTGGAGCATCCTCGAGACCACCGGCTTCATGCACCTGGTCGGCCCCTTGTGGGAGCGCAAGGTCGACAGCCAATACGAGTTCGCGCTCGCGACCGAGGACAAGCACCACAACCGCCGCGGCATGGTCCAGGGCGGCGTGATGATGACTTTCGCCGACCGCACCTGCGGCATGACCGCCCGCTACGTCTCCGGCAAGGAGTTCATGGCGACGGTGCAGCTCGACACCCATTTCGTCGAGGCCGGCCAGATCGGCGACATCCTGATCTCGCGCCCGCGCGTGGTGCGCTCGACGCGCAGCCTGATCTTCATGAGCACCGAGGTGACGGTCGACGACCGCTGCATCGTGATGGCGAACGGCGTGTTCAAGATTCTGAAGGGACCGGGGTAG